From a region of the Mycobacterium sp. SMC-8 genome:
- the cbiQ gene encoding cobalt ECF transporter T component CbiQ codes for MGGGHSHPLYRDGDSPVHRAPAEVKIVGLVVFVLAVVATPRELFWPFAIYALILLAVWRVARIPVAWIAPRMLIEAPFIVLAVLLPFAEGGERITVAGMQLSVAGLYAAWGIVIKGTLGVAASLTVAATTTARELPVALSRLRVPPVIVSVLTLMIRYVDVLSAEVRRMRMARISRGDSPRMLHQIGATAAGVGSLFLRSYERGERVYLAMLSRGFDGRVPALAVGAGCAAAATPRQWAAALLPAAAAAVVATSAWLTI; via the coding sequence GTGGGCGGCGGTCACTCGCATCCGCTCTACCGCGACGGTGACTCCCCGGTCCACCGCGCGCCGGCCGAGGTGAAGATCGTCGGCCTGGTGGTCTTCGTCCTGGCAGTCGTGGCGACCCCGCGAGAGCTGTTCTGGCCCTTCGCGATCTACGCGCTGATCCTGCTCGCCGTGTGGCGGGTGGCGCGGATCCCGGTGGCCTGGATCGCGCCGCGCATGCTGATCGAGGCGCCGTTCATCGTGCTCGCCGTGCTGCTGCCGTTCGCCGAGGGCGGTGAGCGGATCACCGTCGCGGGCATGCAGCTCTCGGTCGCCGGTCTGTATGCGGCGTGGGGCATCGTGATCAAGGGCACTCTGGGCGTGGCCGCGTCGCTGACCGTCGCCGCCACCACCACGGCCCGCGAGTTGCCGGTCGCGCTGAGCAGACTTCGGGTGCCGCCGGTCATCGTGTCGGTGCTGACCCTGATGATCCGCTACGTGGACGTGCTCTCCGCCGAGGTCCGCCGGATGCGGATGGCGCGCATCTCGCGCGGGGACTCACCGCGGATGCTGCACCAGATCGGCGCGACCGCTGCCGGCGTCGGGTCGCTGTTCCTGCGGTCCTACGAGCGAGGGGAACGGGTATACCTGGCGATGCTGTCCCGCGGGTTCGATGGCCGAGTCCCCGCGCTCGCGGTCGGCGCCGGATGCGCCGCCGCAGCGACACCGCGGCAGTGGGCGGCGGCGCTGCTGCCCGCGGCGGCCGCCGCGGTGGTGGCCACGAGCGCATGGCTGACGATATGA
- a CDS encoding energy-coupling factor ABC transporter ATP-binding protein produces MADDMTPAVRVRGLRYAYPDGHVALGGIDLDIAPGERVALLGPNGAGKTTLMLHLNGVLSALEGTIEIGGIRLSRSTLREIRRKVGLVFQDPDDQLFMPTLAQDVAFGPANFGLRGAELDARVAHALAAVSMSELAERSPAHMSGGQRRRAALATVLACAPEVLVLDEPSANLDPVARRELAETLSGLDATMLIVTHDLPYAAQLCRRAIVMDHGVIVADGPVEDVLSDTELLAAHRLELPWGFTVGSH; encoded by the coding sequence ATGGCTGACGATATGACGCCGGCGGTGCGGGTGCGCGGTCTGCGCTACGCCTATCCCGACGGGCACGTCGCGCTCGGGGGCATCGACCTGGACATCGCCCCCGGCGAGCGGGTGGCTCTGCTCGGACCCAACGGGGCGGGCAAGACCACGCTGATGCTGCACCTCAACGGTGTGCTGTCCGCGCTCGAAGGAACCATCGAGATCGGCGGAATCCGGTTGTCCCGCAGTACCCTTCGCGAGATACGGCGCAAGGTTGGCCTTGTCTTCCAGGATCCTGACGACCAGTTGTTCATGCCGACCCTGGCCCAGGACGTGGCCTTCGGCCCGGCGAACTTCGGTCTGCGCGGAGCCGAGTTGGACGCGCGCGTCGCCCACGCGCTGGCCGCGGTGTCGATGAGCGAGCTCGCCGAACGCAGCCCCGCCCACATGTCCGGTGGGCAGCGGCGCCGCGCCGCGCTGGCGACCGTGCTGGCATGCGCACCCGAGGTGCTCGTGCTCGACGAACCGTCGGCCAACCTCGACCCCGTCGCACGCCGAGAGCTGGCCGAGACGTTGTCCGGGCTGGACGCGACCATGCTCATCGTCACCCACGATCTGCCCTATGCGGCTCAGTTGTGCCGACGGGCGATCGTGATGGACCACGGCGTGATCGTCGCCGACGGGCCCGTCGAAGACGTGCTCTCCGACACTGAACTGCTTGCCGCACACCGCCTCGAACTGCCCTGGGGTTTCACGGTCGGCTCACATTGA
- a CDS encoding cell wall metabolism sensor histidine kinase WalK, producing MTRTWQRWTLLRQLVVGVSVVVMLALVSVGALTVMTMRSSVLGIIDTQLSGAADGSVNSVAKYRSTPGPDGQMPGPAEMKPLTHLIGQAPGNVVALIQNGQVVDSAYFGDGDAQAAPAEAVAKIAELSWTDPRARTVELPALGWYRMVSRPGDGDEVLVTGVSRAPAWDVMVRETVIVSGITAVALLLTALSTLAIVRFALRPLRRVAATAAEVAGLPLDRDNHAITARVPAGDTDPSTEVGLVGHTLNRLLDHVEHALADAAASDRRMRQFITDASHELRTPLAAIHGYAELTRQDSSVLPETTEYSLSRIESEARRMHSLVADLLLLARLDEGQDLQTTEVDLTDLVVDAVNDATVYAPEHHWLASVPADVTHVLGDRARLHQMLANLLSNARVHTPPGTTVTTTVCHGTAADGTGYVEVTVADDGPGIDPHLLPHLFERFVRADRSRSRQTGSFGLGLAIVASIVESHGGAIAATSGSGKTTFRIQLPTVAVRAEQPASM from the coding sequence ATGACACGCACCTGGCAGAGGTGGACGCTGTTGCGGCAGCTCGTCGTCGGGGTGTCGGTGGTCGTGATGCTCGCCCTCGTCTCCGTCGGCGCGCTGACAGTGATGACGATGCGGTCCTCGGTGCTGGGCATCATCGACACCCAACTGTCGGGCGCGGCCGACGGCAGCGTGAACTCGGTGGCCAAATATCGCAGCACACCGGGCCCGGACGGGCAGATGCCCGGACCCGCTGAGATGAAACCGCTGACCCATCTGATCGGCCAGGCACCCGGCAACGTCGTCGCGCTGATCCAGAACGGTCAGGTGGTGGACTCGGCCTACTTCGGTGACGGCGATGCGCAGGCGGCCCCCGCCGAGGCCGTCGCGAAGATCGCCGAACTGTCGTGGACCGACCCGCGGGCCCGCACCGTCGAACTGCCCGCGCTGGGCTGGTACCGGATGGTGAGCCGGCCCGGTGACGGAGACGAGGTGCTCGTCACCGGGGTGTCGCGGGCGCCGGCGTGGGACGTGATGGTCCGCGAGACCGTGATCGTCTCGGGGATCACCGCGGTCGCACTGCTGCTCACCGCGCTGAGCACGCTCGCCATCGTCCGATTCGCGCTGCGGCCGTTGCGTCGCGTCGCCGCGACCGCGGCGGAGGTGGCCGGTCTGCCCCTCGACCGCGACAACCACGCGATCACCGCGCGTGTGCCCGCCGGTGACACCGATCCCAGTACCGAGGTGGGGCTCGTCGGCCACACCCTCAACCGGCTCCTCGATCACGTCGAGCACGCGCTGGCCGATGCCGCGGCGTCCGATCGGCGGATGCGCCAGTTCATCACCGACGCCAGCCACGAGCTGCGCACGCCCCTGGCCGCCATTCATGGGTATGCGGAGTTGACCCGTCAGGACAGCTCGGTGCTGCCCGAAACCACCGAATACTCGCTGTCGCGCATCGAGTCGGAAGCCCGGCGAATGCACTCTCTGGTGGCCGATCTGTTGTTGCTCGCCCGCCTCGACGAGGGCCAGGACCTGCAGACAACCGAGGTGGATCTCACCGATCTGGTCGTCGACGCCGTCAACGACGCGACGGTGTACGCGCCGGAGCACCACTGGCTGGCCTCGGTGCCCGCCGATGTCACGCACGTGCTCGGCGATCGCGCCCGGCTGCACCAGATGCTGGCCAACCTGTTGTCCAACGCGCGCGTGCACACCCCGCCGGGCACCACTGTGACCACCACGGTTTGCCACGGCACAGCGGCCGACGGCACCGGGTACGTGGAGGTGACGGTGGCCGACGATGGACCGGGGATCGACCCGCACCTGTTGCCGCATCTGTTCGAGCGGTTCGTGCGCGCCGACAGGTCGCGGTCCCGCCAGACCGGCAGTTTCGGTCTCGGGCTGGCCATCGTCGCGTCGATCGTCGAGTCGCACGGTGGCGCGATCGCCGCCACCTCGGGGTCGGGGAAGACGACGTTCCGCATCCAGCTGCCCACCGTGGCGGTCAGGGCCGAGCAGCCGGCGTCAATGTGA
- a CDS encoding response regulator transcription factor: MYRADGSPIRVLLVDDERALTNLVRMALQYEGWEIDVAHDAAEAVAKHQSDTFDLLVLDIMLPDMDGLGVLARLRESGPYTPALFLTARDSVADRVTGLTAGGDDYMTKPFSLEELVARLRGLLRRSAFLTPADDESLTAGDLTLDAASREVTRAGEPVSLTSTEFELLRLLMRHQRKALSRSDILRQVWDYDFGGRTSIVDLYVSYLRKKIDAGREPLIHTVRGVGYMLRPAR, from the coding sequence ATGTACCGCGCGGACGGGTCACCGATCCGCGTGTTGCTCGTCGACGACGAGCGGGCCTTGACCAATCTGGTCAGGATGGCGCTTCAGTACGAAGGGTGGGAGATCGACGTCGCCCATGATGCCGCCGAGGCCGTCGCCAAACATCAGTCCGACACGTTCGACCTGCTGGTTCTGGACATCATGCTGCCGGACATGGACGGGCTCGGCGTGCTGGCGCGGCTGCGCGAGTCCGGTCCCTATACCCCCGCGCTGTTCCTGACCGCCCGGGACTCCGTCGCCGACCGCGTCACCGGCCTGACCGCCGGCGGCGACGATTACATGACCAAGCCGTTCTCGCTGGAGGAGCTCGTCGCGAGGCTGCGCGGACTGCTGCGCCGCTCGGCCTTTCTCACGCCGGCGGACGACGAGTCGCTGACGGCCGGAGACCTCACGCTCGACGCCGCGAGTCGGGAGGTGACGCGGGCCGGCGAGCCGGTCTCGCTGACCTCCACCGAATTCGAGCTGCTGCGACTGCTGATGCGCCATCAACGGAAGGCGTTGAGCCGCAGCGATATTCTCAGACAGGTCTGGGACTACGACTTCGGCGGACGCACCAGCATCGTCGATCTGTACGTGTCGTATCTGCGTAAGAAGATCGATGCGGGCCGGGAGCCGCTCATCCACACCGTCCGCGGCGTCGGCTACATGCTGCGGCCGGCCCGATGA
- a CDS encoding sigma-70 family RNA polymerase sigma factor, whose translation MARQSEDTVQEDLVGKRFERDVLPLLDQLYRAAVRHTGNPADAEDLVQETMVKAYRAFHRFEDGTNTRAWLLRIMTNTWITSYRRARCRPEELLSEDITDAQFAGQARHSSTGLPSAEVAALEALGDDEVRDAIGALREDQRLVVYYADVEGLRYREIAHILDVPVGTVMSRLHRGRRALRKLLVDVAVDRGYLRNVVAA comes from the coding sequence ATGGCGCGACAGTCCGAAGACACCGTGCAGGAGGACCTGGTCGGAAAACGATTCGAGCGCGACGTGCTGCCGTTGCTCGATCAGCTCTACCGCGCCGCGGTCCGCCACACCGGCAACCCCGCAGACGCCGAGGACCTGGTGCAGGAGACGATGGTCAAGGCGTACCGCGCATTCCACCGTTTCGAGGACGGCACGAACACGCGGGCCTGGCTGCTGCGGATCATGACCAACACGTGGATCACCTCCTACCGCAGGGCTCGGTGCCGGCCGGAAGAGCTTCTGTCCGAAGACATCACCGACGCCCAGTTCGCCGGACAAGCGCGCCATTCGTCCACCGGCCTGCCGTCAGCCGAGGTCGCCGCACTCGAGGCGCTCGGAGACGACGAGGTCAGGGATGCCATCGGCGCATTGCGTGAAGACCAGCGTCTGGTGGTGTACTACGCCGACGTAGAAGGTTTGCGCTACAGGGAGATTGCGCACATTCTCGACGTTCCGGTCGGCACGGTCATGTCGCGACTGCACCGTGGCCGTCGCGCGCTGCGCAAGTTGTTGGTCGATGTCGCGGTCGACCGCGGCTACCTGAGGAACGTCGTGGCCGCCTGA
- the mtr gene encoding mycothione reductase, protein MADFDIAIIGTGSGSSILDERYVDKRVAICEQGVFGGTCLNVGCIPTKMFVYAAGVAHQIVESSRFGVDGRLDGVRWPDIVSRIFGRIDPLASGGEHYRRSSPNVEVFAAHTRFAGRRTGDGYRLRTDDGDEFTADQVVIAAGARATVPPAIAECGVRYHTSDTIMRISELPEHLVIVGGGFVAAEFAHVFSSLGSRVTIVLRGTTMLSHCDDTVCERFTDLAGKKWEIRSRRNIVAGESDSSGVRLRLDDDSTVHADALLVATGRVPNGDLLDAHLAGVDVVDGRVVVDEFQRTTARDVFALGDVSSPYQLKHVANHEARVVKHNLLQNWDDTDALMPANHRHVPSAVFTEPQIACVGLTENEARAAGYRIRSKVQDYSDVAYGWAMEDSTGFAKLIVDDETGLLLGAHIMGHQASSIIQPLIQAMTFDLPARDMARGQYWIHPALPEVVENALLALCGEPPWPPSKRH, encoded by the coding sequence ATGGCTGACTTCGACATCGCCATCATCGGGACCGGCTCCGGGAGCTCGATCCTCGACGAGCGTTATGTCGACAAGCGGGTGGCGATCTGCGAGCAGGGCGTGTTCGGTGGCACCTGCCTGAACGTGGGATGTATCCCGACGAAGATGTTCGTCTACGCGGCCGGGGTCGCGCATCAGATCGTCGAGTCGAGCCGTTTCGGCGTGGACGGCCGCCTCGACGGCGTGCGCTGGCCCGACATCGTGTCGCGAATCTTCGGCCGCATCGACCCGCTGGCCAGCGGCGGTGAACACTACCGGCGCTCGTCGCCCAACGTGGAGGTCTTCGCCGCCCACACCCGGTTCGCTGGGCGCAGGACCGGTGACGGCTACCGGCTGCGCACCGACGACGGTGACGAGTTCACCGCCGATCAGGTGGTGATCGCGGCCGGCGCGCGCGCCACCGTGCCGCCGGCGATCGCCGAGTGCGGGGTCAGGTACCACACCAGCGACACCATCATGCGGATCTCGGAGCTGCCCGAACACCTCGTCATCGTCGGCGGCGGCTTCGTCGCCGCCGAGTTCGCGCACGTGTTCTCCTCGCTGGGATCACGGGTGACGATCGTGCTGCGCGGCACCACGATGCTCTCGCACTGCGATGACACCGTCTGCGAACGGTTCACCGACCTCGCAGGCAAGAAGTGGGAGATCCGCAGCCGGCGAAACATCGTGGCCGGCGAATCCGACAGCTCGGGGGTGCGTCTGCGCCTCGACGACGACTCGACTGTCCACGCCGACGCGCTGCTGGTGGCCACCGGCCGCGTCCCCAACGGCGATCTGCTCGACGCGCACCTCGCCGGCGTCGACGTCGTGGACGGCCGGGTGGTCGTCGACGAGTTCCAGCGCACCACGGCGCGCGACGTGTTCGCGCTCGGGGACGTCAGCTCCCCCTATCAGCTCAAGCACGTCGCCAACCACGAGGCCCGGGTGGTCAAGCACAACCTGCTGCAGAACTGGGACGACACCGACGCCCTGATGCCCGCCAATCACCGCCACGTCCCGTCAGCGGTGTTCACCGAGCCTCAGATCGCCTGCGTGGGGCTCACCGAGAACGAGGCGCGCGCAGCCGGGTATCGCATCCGCTCCAAGGTGCAGGACTACAGCGACGTCGCCTACGGGTGGGCGATGGAGGACTCGACCGGGTTCGCGAAGCTGATCGTCGACGACGAGACCGGGCTGCTGCTCGGCGCGCACATCATGGGGCATCAGGCGTCGTCGATCATTCAGCCGCTGATCCAGGCGATGACGTTCGACCTGCCCGCCCGGGACATGGCCCGCGGCCAGTACTGGATCCACCCGGCCCTGCCCGAGGTGGTCGAGAATGCGCTGCTGGCGCTGTGCGGCGAGCCGCCTTGGCCGCCGTCGAAGAGGCACTGA
- a CDS encoding alpha/beta hydrolase, which yields MSGWVPDVLPGYWQRTFALGPDPDGEGALEATLVRRGDPDPSARHAVLMVHGFTDYFFNTEFADHLAARGFRFYALDLHKCGRSHREGQTPHFTTDLARYDVELQRSLAAITAEAPGRVLVYGHSAGGLVVSLWLHRLRARQPAAHRSVSGLVLNSPWLDLQGPAILRTPPTTAALTAMRRLRKHSVVRRPSQGGYGATLHRDYFGEFDYNLQWKPVGGFPVKAGWIHAVRRAQAKLHRGLDVGVPNLILRSDRSVREVADPERIQRGDAVLDVRQIARWAGCIGNRTTIVPITDAKHDVFLSLPEPRRAAYIELDRWLDWHLTGTAGGTTNFDERRGHG from the coding sequence GAGGCGACGCTGGTGCGCCGGGGTGACCCGGATCCGTCGGCACGGCATGCGGTGTTGATGGTGCATGGTTTCACCGACTACTTCTTCAACACCGAGTTCGCCGACCACCTCGCGGCCCGGGGGTTTCGCTTCTACGCACTCGACCTGCATAAATGCGGACGTTCGCACCGCGAGGGACAGACTCCGCACTTCACCACGGACCTGGCCCGCTACGACGTCGAGCTGCAGCGTTCGCTCGCCGCGATCACCGCCGAGGCCCCGGGCAGAGTGCTGGTGTACGGACACTCGGCGGGCGGCCTGGTGGTGTCGCTGTGGCTGCACCGGCTGCGTGCCCGGCAGCCTGCCGCGCACCGCAGCGTGTCCGGGCTGGTGCTCAACAGCCCGTGGCTGGACCTGCAGGGTCCCGCGATCCTGCGCACGCCGCCCACGACGGCGGCGTTGACGGCCATGCGCCGGCTGCGCAAGCACTCGGTGGTGCGACGTCCGAGCCAGGGCGGCTACGGCGCCACGCTGCACCGCGACTACTTCGGTGAGTTCGACTACAACCTGCAGTGGAAACCCGTCGGCGGTTTCCCGGTGAAGGCCGGCTGGATCCATGCCGTACGGCGGGCGCAGGCCAAGCTGCACCGCGGCCTCGACGTCGGCGTGCCCAACCTGATCCTGCGCTCGGACCGCAGTGTGCGCGAGGTCGCCGACCCGGAGCGGATCCAGCGCGGCGACGCGGTGCTCGACGTCAGGCAGATCGCCCGCTGGGCAGGGTGCATCGGCAACCGGACGACCATCGTGCCGATCACCGACGCCAAGCACGACGTGTTCCTGTCCCTGCCGGAACCGCGCCGGGCCGCCTACATCGAGCTGGACCGCTGGCTGGACTGGCATCTGACCGGAACCGCTGGTGGTACAACGAATTTCGACGAAAGAAGAGGCCATGGCTGA